The Salicibibacter halophilus DNA window TTGCAACAAACTTTTGATGTCTATGAACAAGTTGCAGGCGAGGCAGATGGCGAACATGCCGATGATTTGCATGAAGTGTTGACGTTGGCTTCGATTGTGGAGCGAGAAGCACAAACAGAAGAGGACCGCAGGCTAATCGCGGGCGTGTTGTTTAACCGTCTCGATGAAGGAATGCCTTTGGAGGTGGACCCGACCGTGGCTTATGCCCAAGGCGAGCATTTATACATGACCTCTTTGGAGGACATTGAGATCGATGATCCGTTTAACACGTATCAAAATGACGGTTTGCCGCCCGGGCCGATCGCAAGTCCCGGGGAAGATTCCATAAGGGCTGTTTTTGAGCCCGAGGATACCGAGTATCTCTTTTTCTATGCCCGTGTAACCGGCGAAGTCATTTACTCCCAGACTTACGAGGAGCACCAGGAAGTTCATGAAACCTACCGGGATGAATGGATTGAAGCACAGGAAGAAGAGGAATCCGACGAATGAATAAGTACTTGGAAACCTTGCGGGAAAAAAATGACGATCCAGTGCTGAACGAAATGCGTCTGCACGCGGAAAAAGAAAATGTTCCGATTTTGGAAGAAGAAAGCATGCAGTTGTTATTACAAGTGCTGGCATTAACGAATGCCGAACGCGTGCTGGAAATCGGCAGCGCTATTGGTTATTCTGCCTTTCGAATGGCATCGGACGGTGCCCGGCGAAGCGTAACGACGGTCGAAAGGGACAGACACCGTTACGAACAAGCCCGGTCCTTTTTGGCTCGCTCAAGTTACCAACCATCGATTACGTTGTTGCATGGAGATGCTTTTGATTATGTTGAAGAGATCTCACAGGATCCATCGTATGACGCTTTGTTCGTCGACGCTGCAAAAAGCCATAACCAAGCCTTTATTGAGACGTTCGCCCCGTTTGTTAAAAGAGGGGGAGTGATTGTCGTTGATAACGTTTTGTTTAAAGGATGGGTGGCCGATCCGGCAGGAGCACCAAAGCGTTTACAAAATCTTGCGGGCAACGTGCACGCGTTTAATGATTGGTTCCGGAACCATCCGGCTTTTGCCACACGCTTTCATGCAGTCGGAGATGGTTTGGCCATTGCGATTAAACAGGAAAACCTCTTATAATGAAGCATAAGTTGAAAAAAAGAATTGTATTTTTTAAGTGACCTGCGTATGATAGAGCAAAGAAAAAGCAACGCAGAGCCAATGCAGGTGAGGATGAACACGTAAAACCATCCACCACCGGCAGCGAAGAATGGTTGAACCCATTCCTGCAGCAAACAATGCTGTTTAGACGTTGCTTCTGATTATGTTTTCACCTTAGGTGGAGGAGTGAAGAAAATGGCGGAAACAAAAAAATATTATATGACACAAGAAGGTTTGGCCAAGTTGGAAGAGGAAATGGAATATTTGAAAACAACACGGCGGCAAGAAGTCGTTGAGCGAATAAAAATAGCGAGGGACTTTGGCGACCTATCCGAGAACTCGGAGTATGATGCAGCCAAAGATGATCAAGCATTCGTTGAAGGACGGATTGTACAAATTGAAAATATGATTCGAAACTCCGTTATTATCGAAGATAACGGGGATACGAACGAAGTCAATCTGGGAAATTCCGTTACGTTTAAAGAATTGCCGGATGGGGAGGAAGAAATATATACCATCGTCGGCAGTGCTGAATCCGATCCATTGGAAGGAAAGATTTCAAATGATTCTCCGATGGCGAAAAGCTTGTTGGGACGCAGAGTAGGTGAACAGGTATCTGTGAGCACTCCCGGAGGGGATATGGAAGTGGAGATCGTCGATATTCAATAAAGTGAAATGGGCGTGTTAGCCGCCCGTTTTTCCAAAAATTGCAGGCGTGGACAAGGAACGTATCCAGTACAGGTAAAAAGGTGATTGCAATGGACAATCCTAATCAATTTGGTTCGGAGAGCCGCAAGGAGTTACGCAAACGTAAAACGATGAATCGGTTATTGAATACAGCCATTGGCATTGTCGTTGTTTTGATCGGTTTTTTCTTGTTTGCGTTGTTGTTTCAAGACGATGAACCGGTTGCCGATGATGAATTTGAAGAAGAAGATGCGGACGTAGGGTTTGAAGAAGAAGAAGAGCCGGACGAAGAAGCGACTGAAGAGGATGAAGAAGAATCCTCGGGACCGGAAGAGGCACCGGATGATGGACAAGACGTTGCAGAGGAAGAAAACGGTGACTCCGAGTCATCCGAAGAATCCGAAGAGGGCACGGAAACAGATGAAAACGGTGAGGACAATGGGGAGTCTGCCCCTTCCGCTCCGGAAGACGGAGAATATGAACCGATTGGAACGGAGCAAGAAGATTTCAGCCACAATTTTGATTCCGATAGCCAAAATTGGAATGAAATGGTAATGGCTATGGAATACGCAACAGGGACTTCGGAAGAAGATTGGTCGCATATCGCGTGGATCGGCAATGATGGTCCGGACGGAGCAGAAGGAACCTTCGAACACGAGGACGGAACGGAATATACCGTTACGATGGAATGGGTGGACGACGAAGGCTGGATGCCGACGAATGTGGAAGAAAATTAACGTCAAGCCCGGGCACTTTACCCCGGGCTTGACGTATGAACAAAGCTTCCGCTCGCACTGAAATGAAAGCCCGGCATAATTAAAATCCATTATACGAGGAGATTGAAAATGAAATACGGAGTGATCGGTGCCATGGAAGAAGAAGTGGAGATATTGGCATCGCAGATGAACGATACAACGATTACAAAAAAGGGAGGGTGTGTTTTTTATGACGGGCAACTGAATGGTCATGAAGTTGTCCTTATGCAATCAGGGATTGGCAAAGTGAACGCGGCGATCGGCACAACCTTGCTGATCGATATGTACAGCCCGGGCATTGTCATCAATACCGGTGTTGCGGGGGGATTTGATCCGGAGATGACGATTGGTGACCTCGTTGTTTCCACCCATGTCAGCTATAACGACGTGGATGCCACGGTATTCGGTTATACATTTGGGCAAGTTCCCGGCATGCCGAATGTCTATCCTGCA harbors:
- a CDS encoding O-methyltransferase, giving the protein MNKYLETLREKNDDPVLNEMRLHAEKENVPILEEESMQLLLQVLALTNAERVLEIGSAIGYSAFRMASDGARRSVTTVERDRHRYEQARSFLARSSYQPSITLLHGDAFDYVEEISQDPSYDALFVDAAKSHNQAFIETFAPFVKRGGVIVVDNVLFKGWVADPAGAPKRLQNLAGNVHAFNDWFRNHPAFATRFHAVGDGLAIAIKQENLL
- the greA gene encoding transcription elongation factor GreA; this translates as MAETKKYYMTQEGLAKLEEEMEYLKTTRRQEVVERIKIARDFGDLSENSEYDAAKDDQAFVEGRIVQIENMIRNSVIIEDNGDTNEVNLGNSVTFKELPDGEEEIYTIVGSAESDPLEGKISNDSPMAKSLLGRRVGEQVSVSTPGGDMEVEIVDIQ
- a CDS encoding YrrS family protein produces the protein MDNPNQFGSESRKELRKRKTMNRLLNTAIGIVVVLIGFFLFALLFQDDEPVADDEFEEEDADVGFEEEEEPDEEATEEDEEESSGPEEAPDDGQDVAEEENGDSESSEESEEGTETDENGEDNGESAPSAPEDGEYEPIGTEQEDFSHNFDSDSQNWNEMVMAMEYATGTSEEDWSHIAWIGNDGPDGAEGTFEHEDGTEYTVTMEWVDDEGWMPTNVEEN
- the mtnN gene encoding 5'-methylthioadenosine/S-adenosylhomocysteine nucleosidase yields the protein MKYGVIGAMEEEVEILASQMNDTTITKKGGCVFYDGQLNGHEVVLMQSGIGKVNAAIGTTLLIDMYSPGIVINTGVAGGFDPEMTIGDLVVSTHVSYNDVDATVFGYTFGQVPGMPNVYPANTDLVEHANAAAFQSGANARNGLVLSGDSFMSDEQRIADLRVEFPEAKCSEMEAGAIAQVCYRFQTSFVIIRALSDIVGKDALASYERFLEKAANQSAQVVRAFLDATSAHR